In a single window of the Thunnus albacares chromosome 1, fThuAlb1.1, whole genome shotgun sequence genome:
- the tex9 gene encoding testis-expressed protein 9 — MAERSLNKNAQSVVLQPKKRPSSSSKGQRSKRTEERPQAKSASGPAKKHIDDLFAKEEQYKLLNAELEAKTADLVRQADQLMKEQSEVLSKSFSTLLLTDIEDEEASRMIKPQQFTVQEPRVKVVTKKRVTSTSQNMRAGKKEKEPQCKTATPKMPLGDDLTAVEDSADFFLAKTIRSMEEQMNDVDLHDNVVDDVSNAGDNVGSGISDAQIRVLKAKLRIMQEELDQLSCEYYKKDDENAKLSAKIKEIEEDRARLQKTTSIQQTQIEKHRALAEESARKCDGLQVQVSGLHKEIENLNRSNKQVAAANSTVEVRLTRAQEEVERLKTQLNKMKQMNKDKLNEEHQSKENLLAENKVLKKQKAELIVGFKKQLKLIDILKRQKMHFEAAKLLSFTEDEFMKALDWGKS; from the exons ATGGCAGAAAGAAGTCTTAATAAAAATGCCCAGTCCGTCGTCTTGCAG CCCAAGAAACGCCCATCTTCCAGCAGtaagggtcaaaggtcaaagagAACTGAAGAACGGCCGCAAGCGAAATCTGCCTCTGGTCCTGCAAAGAAGCACATCGATGACCTTTTTGCTAAAGAAGAACAATACAA ACTCCTAAATGCAGAGCTGGAAGCCAAAACAGCAGATCTAGTGAGACAGGCAGATCAACTAATG AAAGAACAGAGTGAAGTTCTGTCGAAATCTTTCTCCACCCTGCTGCTCACTGATATTGAGGATGAAGAAGCTTCCAG GATGATAAAGCCTCAACAGTTCACCGTGCAGGAGCCTCGTGTGAAG GTGGTGACTAAAAAAAGGGTCACATCAACATCACAAAACATGCgtgctggaaaaaaagaaaaagagcctCAATGCAAAACTGC AACCCCGAAGATGCCTCTTGGGGACgatttaacagctgtagaagaCTCTGCTGACTTTTTCCTGGCGAAGACGATACGCAGCATGGAGGAGCAGATGAACGACGTTGATCTTCATGACAATGTTGTGGATGACGTGTCTAATGCTGGAGACAACGTAGGATCGG GCATTTCAGATGCTCAAATACGAGTTTTGAAGGCAAAACTACGGATTATGCAAGAGGAGCTGGATCAACTATCATGTGAATATTATAAGAAG GATGATGAAAATGCCAAGCTTAGCGCAAAGATTAAGGAGATTGAGGAGGATCGAGCCAGGCTGCAGAAGACCACCAGCATTCAGCAAACACAGATTGAGAAGCACCGAGCGTTAGCGGAGGAGTCTGCTAGGAAATGTGACGGACTTCAGGTGCAGGTGTCTGGTTTACACAAG GAAATAGAAAATCTCAACAGATCCAACAAACAAGTCGCAGCCGCCAACAGCACTGTGGAGGTTCGTCTGACCAGAGctcaggaggaggtggagaggttAAAGACTCAActcaacaaaatgaaacagatgaaCAAG GACAAGTTAAACGAGGAACATCAGAGTAAAGAAAATCTTCTTGCTGAAAACAAAGTGCTAAAAAAGCAGAAGGCAGAACTCATCGTGGGTTTCAAGAAACAGCTCAAGCTGATCGACATTCTCAAAAGACAAAAG aTGCATTTTGAAGCTGCCAAGCTGCTGTCGTTCACAGAAGACGAGTTCATGAAAGCTCTGGACTGGGGGAAGTCATAA
- the mns1 gene encoding meiosis-specific nuclear structural protein 1 isoform X1, with translation MSHNWARLMSQRQSREQHREQEARRVDRERQLQAGLRDEESFERRRYLRQVQEELKERQMESALLKAQEERTNREKQREQEERLAKELARINYEKQRDEKMRQYIKANSMELRELESKLKSAYLNKERAAQIAEQEALRFETMREEADYTRRMKSEHQRAAVEQQKLEQRRHEEMLQYQRELEQQLLERERKRQEAYEEFLKEKLMVDEIVRKIYEEDQMERQLKLEKVRATQQHIEEFKRQRAEWRRMEQEKTEAENRRIVEFASLQQQQEENRMAKIQEREEAKQHLHKILSEKIEEEKKQREEMERVREELCLEEQEEANRQRDIEEMEKKIRQRLMMQQTCQEQMAFKEMRRQAEKEEEEAFRKIMMAKFAEDDRIEQMNAQKRRMKQLEHKHEVEKLIEDRRRQREADLELEAKERAMEQERENLRRQIIEEERQQLLKRHATKLLGYLPKGLLREDDLEHFDEDFRKNFKARQADIFSEDGWEGD, from the exons ATG agtcATAACTGGGCGAGATTAATGAGTCAGCGGCAGAGTCGGGAGCAGCACCGGGAGCAGGAGGCCCGGCGGGTGGACAGAGAGAGGCAGCTGCAGGCCGGTCTGAGGGACGAGGAGAGCTTCGAGAGGAGGAGATACCTGCGACAGGTGCAGGAGGAGCTCAAGGAGAGGCAGATGGAGAGTGCTCTGCTAAAG GCACAGGAGGAGAGAACAAACAGGGAAAAGCAGCGTGAACAGGAGGAGAGACTGGCTAAAGAGCTGGCACGCATCAACTATGAAAAGCAAAGAGATGAAAAAATGAGGCAGTATATTAAAGCGAACAG CATGGAGCTTCGAGAACTGGAGTCAAAGCTGAAGTCTGCGTATCTGAACAAAGAAAGAGCCGCGCAGATTGCAGAGCAGGAAGCTTTGAGGTTTGAGACAATG CGTGAGGAGGCAGACTACACCCGCAGGATGAAGAGCGAACATCAGAGGGCAGCTGTCGAGCAGCAGAAGCTGGAGCAGCGACGCCACGAGGAGATGCTACAGTACCAGAGagagctggagcagcagctcctggagaGGGAGCGCAAGAGACAAGAGGCGTACGAGGAGTTCCTCAAGGAGAAGCTCATGGTCGACGAGATCGTCAGGAAGATTTACGAGGAGGATCAGAT GGAGAGACAGCTGAAACTGGAGAAGGTCCGAGCCACTCAGCAGCACATTGAAGAATTCAAGAGGCAGCGGGCCGAGTGGAGACGCATGGAGCAAGAAAAGACGGAAGCCGAGAACAGACGCATCGTGGAGTTTGCGagccttcagcagcagcaggaggaaaaCAGAATGGCAAAGATccaagagagagaagaagcgAAGCAGCACCTTCATAAAATA CTCTCCGAGAAGAttgaagaggagaagaagcagcgtgaagagatggagagagtccGTGAGGAACTTTGTCTGGAGGAACAAGAAGAGGCTAACAGGCAGAGAGATATT gaagagatggagaagaaaatCAGACAGAGGCTGATGATGCAGCAGACCTGCCAGGAGCAAATGGCTTTCAAAGAGATGCGGaggcaggcagagaaagaggaagaggaggcttTCCGGAAAATTATGATGGCTAAGTTCGCAGAGGACGATCGGATCGAGCAGATGAATGCCCAGAAACGACGCATGAAGCAGCTCGAGCACAAACACGAGGTGGAGAAGCTGATTGAGGACAGAAGACGGCAGCGCGAGGCCGACTTG GAGCTGGAGGCTAAAGAAAGAGCGATGGAGCAGGAGAGGGAGAATCTGCGCAGACAGATAATTGAGGAAGAGAGGCAGCAACTTCTTAAACGTCATGCAACTAAACTTCTTGGATACCTGCCGAAG GGTTTGCTCCGTGAAGACGACCTGGAGCACTTTGATGAGGACTTCAGAAAAAACTTCAAGGCGCGTCAGGCTGATATCTTCTCAGAAGACGGCTGGGAGGGCGATTAA
- the mns1 gene encoding meiosis-specific nuclear structural protein 1 isoform X2 translates to MSQRQSREQHREQEARRVDRERQLQAGLRDEESFERRRYLRQVQEELKERQMESALLKAQEERTNREKQREQEERLAKELARINYEKQRDEKMRQYIKANSMELRELESKLKSAYLNKERAAQIAEQEALRFETMREEADYTRRMKSEHQRAAVEQQKLEQRRHEEMLQYQRELEQQLLERERKRQEAYEEFLKEKLMVDEIVRKIYEEDQMERQLKLEKVRATQQHIEEFKRQRAEWRRMEQEKTEAENRRIVEFASLQQQQEENRMAKIQEREEAKQHLHKILSEKIEEEKKQREEMERVREELCLEEQEEANRQRDIEEMEKKIRQRLMMQQTCQEQMAFKEMRRQAEKEEEEAFRKIMMAKFAEDDRIEQMNAQKRRMKQLEHKHEVEKLIEDRRRQREADLELEAKERAMEQERENLRRQIIEEERQQLLKRHATKLLGYLPKGLLREDDLEHFDEDFRKNFKARQADIFSEDGWEGD, encoded by the exons ATGAGTCAGCGGCAGAGTCGGGAGCAGCACCGGGAGCAGGAGGCCCGGCGGGTGGACAGAGAGAGGCAGCTGCAGGCCGGTCTGAGGGACGAGGAGAGCTTCGAGAGGAGGAGATACCTGCGACAGGTGCAGGAGGAGCTCAAGGAGAGGCAGATGGAGAGTGCTCTGCTAAAG GCACAGGAGGAGAGAACAAACAGGGAAAAGCAGCGTGAACAGGAGGAGAGACTGGCTAAAGAGCTGGCACGCATCAACTATGAAAAGCAAAGAGATGAAAAAATGAGGCAGTATATTAAAGCGAACAG CATGGAGCTTCGAGAACTGGAGTCAAAGCTGAAGTCTGCGTATCTGAACAAAGAAAGAGCCGCGCAGATTGCAGAGCAGGAAGCTTTGAGGTTTGAGACAATG CGTGAGGAGGCAGACTACACCCGCAGGATGAAGAGCGAACATCAGAGGGCAGCTGTCGAGCAGCAGAAGCTGGAGCAGCGACGCCACGAGGAGATGCTACAGTACCAGAGagagctggagcagcagctcctggagaGGGAGCGCAAGAGACAAGAGGCGTACGAGGAGTTCCTCAAGGAGAAGCTCATGGTCGACGAGATCGTCAGGAAGATTTACGAGGAGGATCAGAT GGAGAGACAGCTGAAACTGGAGAAGGTCCGAGCCACTCAGCAGCACATTGAAGAATTCAAGAGGCAGCGGGCCGAGTGGAGACGCATGGAGCAAGAAAAGACGGAAGCCGAGAACAGACGCATCGTGGAGTTTGCGagccttcagcagcagcaggaggaaaaCAGAATGGCAAAGATccaagagagagaagaagcgAAGCAGCACCTTCATAAAATA CTCTCCGAGAAGAttgaagaggagaagaagcagcgtgaagagatggagagagtccGTGAGGAACTTTGTCTGGAGGAACAAGAAGAGGCTAACAGGCAGAGAGATATT gaagagatggagaagaaaatCAGACAGAGGCTGATGATGCAGCAGACCTGCCAGGAGCAAATGGCTTTCAAAGAGATGCGGaggcaggcagagaaagaggaagaggaggcttTCCGGAAAATTATGATGGCTAAGTTCGCAGAGGACGATCGGATCGAGCAGATGAATGCCCAGAAACGACGCATGAAGCAGCTCGAGCACAAACACGAGGTGGAGAAGCTGATTGAGGACAGAAGACGGCAGCGCGAGGCCGACTTG GAGCTGGAGGCTAAAGAAAGAGCGATGGAGCAGGAGAGGGAGAATCTGCGCAGACAGATAATTGAGGAAGAGAGGCAGCAACTTCTTAAACGTCATGCAACTAAACTTCTTGGATACCTGCCGAAG GGTTTGCTCCGTGAAGACGACCTGGAGCACTTTGATGAGGACTTCAGAAAAAACTTCAAGGCGCGTCAGGCTGATATCTTCTCAGAAGACGGCTGGGAGGGCGATTAA